Proteins encoded together in one Tripterygium wilfordii isolate XIE 37 chromosome 14, ASM1340144v1, whole genome shotgun sequence window:
- the LOC120015281 gene encoding uncharacterized protein LOC120015281 isoform X2: MTREALDSPVLEFYRDSAIVSSDRIVNNLCSQTGEEFSTEFLRDRIAIRRVPVMTDEDQYQTGRLGLNYNQIHELAYKDVAGINRLMKKDSESNSEEFVPRMEFLPEVDNRFYPDPISRYHQEHVASGQNLGTYADHSYFDQDALRPTVAQGYGAGSHQMYNPFGKQVLEESISAKMKFLCSFGGRILPRPSDGKLRYVGGETRIISIRKNLSFVELMKKTLAICNQPHTIKYQLPGEDLDALISVSSDEDLLHMIEEYQVLERNGGSQRLRIFLVSLGESEGPCSFEGRAPKQNDADNQYVFAVNGMMDMSPQKSSSGQSLASQTNQLGNVSDYSPSFPRDSPTFSYALESMDQSPSYSNMVGLGMFPNPTAQFWAKLKIPNNSFNQSSPVSPRTLHQGDHKNSNALFFSDGRERINPFVMEKLPCEFYGADASSYYNNVPYGPLPLMNCHHANQYLVEAGHTNKPCETHFHNRSPSGDYVPSQLHGQRDINTDRSILIERALSDSQLQEHEKRSTHFREGVSQLSQWNHSPAMSNSSQEWPIDRSDSYSGQDRKFCVCTESTSEESNSEYKNFPNLNYLPSNHGFADNLRDSGSTVSSSSVIMLENSLDILRRPSGNQSKRTAPEFLIKIQNVAKDQPYAMKETISAQPVLHGFPEPLPISFQGLDEHEQLNLITKSFKSTASRREASYHDENAMNYLDEKIKKAGNVERSFDDLKYGDAFGVLSQPFDNNHDYKALESVITVEEVTGSLPSDIPYATNIVPHVQYEIGDTDADNNTQESDREFSSPSEKEAENMTQESDYVAVKADRRNNDESFSDSTMAEIEAGIYGLQIIKNADLEELQELGSGTFGTVYHGKWRGTDVAIKRIKKSCFSGKSSEQERLTKDFWREARILSNLHHPNVVALYGVVPDVPGETMATVTEYMVNGSLRHALLKNRLEILDCQELNAILLYLVEFVEHFHGWHQNYWMEAVTGSQRRLMCFHLVLQCGRF, from the exons ATGACAAGGGAAGCACTTGATTCTCCAGTACTGGAGTTCTACAGAGACTCGGCGATTGTGTCAAGTGATAGAATTGTAAATAATTTATGTTCACAGACAGGAGAGGAATTTTCAACGGAGTTTTTAAGGGATCGTATAGCGATAAGAAGAGTTCCAGTCATGACAGATGAAGATCAATACCAGACAGGAAGACTGGGATTAAATTATAATCAGATACATGAATTGGCTTATAAGGATGTTGCTGGAATTAATCGGCTGATGAAAAAGGACTCTGAATCCAATTCGGAAGAATTTGTTCCTCGAATGGAATTTCTTCCAGAAGTAGACAATCGGTTTTATCCTGATCCTATCAGTAGGTACCACCAAGAACATGTTGCAAGTGGACAAAACTTGGGGACTTATGCTGATCATAGTTATTTTGATCAAGATGCTTTGAGACCCACAGTTGCACAAGGTTATGGTGCTGGGTCTCATCAGATGTATAATCCTTTTGGAAAACAAGTCTTGGAAGAATCGATTTCTGCCAAGATGAAATTTCTTTGCAGCTTTGGGGGAAGGATATTACCAAGGCCGAGTGATGGGAAGCTTAGGTATGTGGGTGGAGAGACAAGGATCATTTCGATTAGGAAAAACCTTAGTTTTGTAGAACTTATGAAGAAAACTTTGGCAATTTGTAATCAGCCTCACACAATAAAGTACCAGCTTCCTGGTGAGGATCTTGATGCACTTATATCTGTTTCTTCTGACGAGGATCTTCTTCATATGATTGAGGAATATCAAGTTCTGGAAAGAAACGGAGGTTCTCAAAGACTGCGTATATTTCTCGTTTCTCTGGGCGAATCTGAGGGTCCATGTTCTTTTGAAGGTAGAGCCCCAAAGCAGAATGATGCTGACAATCAGTACGTTTTCGCTGTCAATGGCATGATGGACATGAGTCCGCAGAAGAGCTCCAGTGGACAAAGTCTTGCAAGCCAAACAAACCAGTTGGGAAATGTTTCAGATTATAGTCCTAGTTTTCCTAGAGACTCTCCTACATTTTCTTATGCTTTGGAAAGCATGGATCAAAGTCCAAGTTACTCAAATATGGTAGGATTAGGAATGTTTCCAAACCCTACTGCTCAGTTCTGGGCAAAACTCAAGATCCCAAATAATTCATTCAATCAATCCTCTCCTGTATCTCCAAGGACATTACACCAAGGAGATCACAAGAACTCAAATGCACTTTTTTTCTCTGATGGTAGAGAGAGAATTAATCCCTTTGTTATGGAGAAGCTTCCATGTGAATTCTATGGCGCTGATGCCTCTAGCTATTATAATAATGTTCCCTATGGGCCTCTGCCATTGATGAACTGCCATCATGCTAACCAGTATTTGGTAGAAGCTGGCCATACTAACAAACCATGTGAAACACATTTTCACAACCGTAGTCCAAGTGGAGATTATGTGCCTTCTCAACTGCATGGGCAAAGGGATATCAACACTGATAGATCCATACTTATAGAAAGGGCACTTTCTGACTCGCAGTTGCAGGAACATGAAAAGAGGTCAACACACTTCAGGGAAGGAGTAAGCCAACTGTCCCAATGGAATCATTCTCCGGCTATGTCAAATTCCTCACAAGAATGGCCAATTGACAGGAGTGATTCTTATTCTGGTCAAGACAGAAAATTCTGTGTATGTACAGAATCTACATCAGAAGAAAGCAACTCAGAGTATAAGAACTTTCCAAACCTAAACTACTTGCCCAGTAATCATGGTTTCGCTGACAATTTACGAGACTCTGGAAGcacagtttcttcttcttcagtcaTTATGCTGGAAAATTCTCTAGATATCCTAAGGAGGCCATCAGGTAACCAATCCAAAAGAACTGCTCCTGAGTTCCTTATCAAGATCCAAAATGTTGCCAAGGACCAGCCGTATGCAATGAAAGAGACAATTAGTGCTCAACCAGTTTTGCATGGGTTTCCTGAACCATTGCCTATTTCGTTTCAGGGATTAGATGAGCATGAACAGCTAAACCTCATTact AAATCATTCAAAAGTACAGCTTCAAGAAGAGAGGCTTCCTACCATGATGAAAACGCTATGAATTATCTAGATGAAAAGATTAAAAAGGCAGGGAATGTTGAGCGATCTTTTGATGATTTAAAATATGGAGATGCTTTTGGTGTACTATCACAACCCTTTGATAACAATCATGACTACAAGGCATTGGAATCCGTTATTACTGTTGAAGAAGTAACTGGTAGCTTACCTTCCGACATCCCTTATGCTACAAACATTGTCCCACATGTACAATATGAGATAGGGGATACAGATGCAGATAATAATACTCAAGAATCTGACCGTGAATTTTCTTCTCCTAGCGAGAAAGAGGCAGAGAACATGACTCAAGAATCTGACTATGTG GCAGTCAAAGCTGATAGAAGAAACAATGATGAATCTTTTAGCGATTCCACGATGGCTGAAATAGAAGCAGGCATTTATGGTTTACAG ATCATAAAAAACGCTGATCTTGAGGAACTGCAAGAGCTAGGATCTGGTACATTTGGAACTGTTTATCATGGAAAGTGGAGAGGGACTGATGTTGCCATTAAAAGAATCAAAAAGAGTTGTTTTTCAGGGAAATCTTCAGAGCAAGAGCGTTTG ACTAAGGACTTCTGGAGAGAGGCACGAATTCTGTCGAATCTTCACCATCCTAATGTGGTGGCATTATACGGTGTGGTCCCTGATGTGCCCGGGGAAACAATGGCAACTGTGACTGAATATATGGTGAATGGATCATTAAGGCATGCTCTCCTAAAGAACAG GTTGGAGATTTTGGATTGTCAAGAATTAAACGCAATACTCTTGTATCTGGTGGAATTCGTGGAACACTTCCATGGATGGCACCAGAATTATTGGATGGAAGCAGTAACCGGGTCTCAGAGAAG GTTGATGTGTTTTCATTTGGTATTGCAATGTGGGAGATTCTAA
- the LOC120015281 gene encoding uncharacterized protein LOC120015281 isoform X1 — translation MTREALDSPVLEFYRDSAIVSSDRIVNNLCSQTGEEFSTEFLRDRIAIRRVPVMTDEDQYQTGRLGLNYNQIHELAYKDVAGINRLMKKDSESNSEEFVPRMEFLPEVDNRFYPDPISRYHQEHVASGQNLGTYADHSYFDQDALRPTVAQGYGAGSHQMYNPFGKQVLEESISAKMKFLCSFGGRILPRPSDGKLRYVGGETRIISIRKNLSFVELMKKTLAICNQPHTIKYQLPGEDLDALISVSSDEDLLHMIEEYQVLERNGGSQRLRIFLVSLGESEGPCSFEGRAPKQNDADNQYVFAVNGMMDMSPQKSSSGQSLASQTNQLGNVSDYSPSFPRDSPTFSYALESMDQSPSYSNMVGLGMFPNPTAQFWAKLKIPNNSFNQSSPVSPRTLHQGDHKNSNALFFSDGRERINPFVMEKLPCEFYGADASSYYNNVPYGPLPLMNCHHANQYLVEAGHTNKPCETHFHNRSPSGDYVPSQLHGQRDINTDRSILIERALSDSQLQEHEKRSTHFREGVSQLSQWNHSPAMSNSSQEWPIDRSDSYSGQDRKFCVCTESTSEESNSEYKNFPNLNYLPSNHGFADNLRDSGSTVSSSSVIMLENSLDILRRPSGNQSKRTAPEFLIKIQNVAKDQPYAMKETISAQPVLHGFPEPLPISFQGLDEHEQLNLITKSFKSTASRREASYHDENAMNYLDEKIKKAGNVERSFDDLKYGDAFGVLSQPFDNNHDYKALESVITVEEVTGSLPSDIPYATNIVPHVQYEIGDTDADNNTQESDREFSSPSEKEAENMTQESDYVAVKADRRNNDESFSDSTMAEIEAGIYGLQIIKNADLEELQELGSGTFGTVYHGKWRGTDVAIKRIKKSCFSGKSSEQERLTKDFWREARILSNLHHPNVVALYGVVPDVPGETMATVTEYMVNGSLRHALLKNRALDCRKKLIITLDAAFGMEYLHLKNIVHFDLKCDNLFVNLRDPQRPICKVGDFGLSRIKRNTLVSGGIRGTLPWMAPELLDGSSNRVSEKVDVFSFGIAMWEILTGEEPYANMHCGAIIGGIVNNTLRPPIPERCDLEWKTLMEQCWSFDPAARPSFPEITNRLRVMSIALQPKRRNLLTR, via the exons ATGACAAGGGAAGCACTTGATTCTCCAGTACTGGAGTTCTACAGAGACTCGGCGATTGTGTCAAGTGATAGAATTGTAAATAATTTATGTTCACAGACAGGAGAGGAATTTTCAACGGAGTTTTTAAGGGATCGTATAGCGATAAGAAGAGTTCCAGTCATGACAGATGAAGATCAATACCAGACAGGAAGACTGGGATTAAATTATAATCAGATACATGAATTGGCTTATAAGGATGTTGCTGGAATTAATCGGCTGATGAAAAAGGACTCTGAATCCAATTCGGAAGAATTTGTTCCTCGAATGGAATTTCTTCCAGAAGTAGACAATCGGTTTTATCCTGATCCTATCAGTAGGTACCACCAAGAACATGTTGCAAGTGGACAAAACTTGGGGACTTATGCTGATCATAGTTATTTTGATCAAGATGCTTTGAGACCCACAGTTGCACAAGGTTATGGTGCTGGGTCTCATCAGATGTATAATCCTTTTGGAAAACAAGTCTTGGAAGAATCGATTTCTGCCAAGATGAAATTTCTTTGCAGCTTTGGGGGAAGGATATTACCAAGGCCGAGTGATGGGAAGCTTAGGTATGTGGGTGGAGAGACAAGGATCATTTCGATTAGGAAAAACCTTAGTTTTGTAGAACTTATGAAGAAAACTTTGGCAATTTGTAATCAGCCTCACACAATAAAGTACCAGCTTCCTGGTGAGGATCTTGATGCACTTATATCTGTTTCTTCTGACGAGGATCTTCTTCATATGATTGAGGAATATCAAGTTCTGGAAAGAAACGGAGGTTCTCAAAGACTGCGTATATTTCTCGTTTCTCTGGGCGAATCTGAGGGTCCATGTTCTTTTGAAGGTAGAGCCCCAAAGCAGAATGATGCTGACAATCAGTACGTTTTCGCTGTCAATGGCATGATGGACATGAGTCCGCAGAAGAGCTCCAGTGGACAAAGTCTTGCAAGCCAAACAAACCAGTTGGGAAATGTTTCAGATTATAGTCCTAGTTTTCCTAGAGACTCTCCTACATTTTCTTATGCTTTGGAAAGCATGGATCAAAGTCCAAGTTACTCAAATATGGTAGGATTAGGAATGTTTCCAAACCCTACTGCTCAGTTCTGGGCAAAACTCAAGATCCCAAATAATTCATTCAATCAATCCTCTCCTGTATCTCCAAGGACATTACACCAAGGAGATCACAAGAACTCAAATGCACTTTTTTTCTCTGATGGTAGAGAGAGAATTAATCCCTTTGTTATGGAGAAGCTTCCATGTGAATTCTATGGCGCTGATGCCTCTAGCTATTATAATAATGTTCCCTATGGGCCTCTGCCATTGATGAACTGCCATCATGCTAACCAGTATTTGGTAGAAGCTGGCCATACTAACAAACCATGTGAAACACATTTTCACAACCGTAGTCCAAGTGGAGATTATGTGCCTTCTCAACTGCATGGGCAAAGGGATATCAACACTGATAGATCCATACTTATAGAAAGGGCACTTTCTGACTCGCAGTTGCAGGAACATGAAAAGAGGTCAACACACTTCAGGGAAGGAGTAAGCCAACTGTCCCAATGGAATCATTCTCCGGCTATGTCAAATTCCTCACAAGAATGGCCAATTGACAGGAGTGATTCTTATTCTGGTCAAGACAGAAAATTCTGTGTATGTACAGAATCTACATCAGAAGAAAGCAACTCAGAGTATAAGAACTTTCCAAACCTAAACTACTTGCCCAGTAATCATGGTTTCGCTGACAATTTACGAGACTCTGGAAGcacagtttcttcttcttcagtcaTTATGCTGGAAAATTCTCTAGATATCCTAAGGAGGCCATCAGGTAACCAATCCAAAAGAACTGCTCCTGAGTTCCTTATCAAGATCCAAAATGTTGCCAAGGACCAGCCGTATGCAATGAAAGAGACAATTAGTGCTCAACCAGTTTTGCATGGGTTTCCTGAACCATTGCCTATTTCGTTTCAGGGATTAGATGAGCATGAACAGCTAAACCTCATTact AAATCATTCAAAAGTACAGCTTCAAGAAGAGAGGCTTCCTACCATGATGAAAACGCTATGAATTATCTAGATGAAAAGATTAAAAAGGCAGGGAATGTTGAGCGATCTTTTGATGATTTAAAATATGGAGATGCTTTTGGTGTACTATCACAACCCTTTGATAACAATCATGACTACAAGGCATTGGAATCCGTTATTACTGTTGAAGAAGTAACTGGTAGCTTACCTTCCGACATCCCTTATGCTACAAACATTGTCCCACATGTACAATATGAGATAGGGGATACAGATGCAGATAATAATACTCAAGAATCTGACCGTGAATTTTCTTCTCCTAGCGAGAAAGAGGCAGAGAACATGACTCAAGAATCTGACTATGTG GCAGTCAAAGCTGATAGAAGAAACAATGATGAATCTTTTAGCGATTCCACGATGGCTGAAATAGAAGCAGGCATTTATGGTTTACAG ATCATAAAAAACGCTGATCTTGAGGAACTGCAAGAGCTAGGATCTGGTACATTTGGAACTGTTTATCATGGAAAGTGGAGAGGGACTGATGTTGCCATTAAAAGAATCAAAAAGAGTTGTTTTTCAGGGAAATCTTCAGAGCAAGAGCGTTTG ACTAAGGACTTCTGGAGAGAGGCACGAATTCTGTCGAATCTTCACCATCCTAATGTGGTGGCATTATACGGTGTGGTCCCTGATGTGCCCGGGGAAACAATGGCAACTGTGACTGAATATATGGTGAATGGATCATTAAGGCATGCTCTCCTAAAGAACAG AGCACTTGACTGTCGTAAAAAGCTTATAATCACATTGGATGCTGCTTTTGGCATGGAATATCTACACTTGAAaaatattgttcattttgactTGAAGTGTGACAATTTGTTTGTTAATTTGAGGGATCCTCAACGCCCCATATGCAAG GTTGGAGATTTTGGATTGTCAAGAATTAAACGCAATACTCTTGTATCTGGTGGAATTCGTGGAACACTTCCATGGATGGCACCAGAATTATTGGATGGAAGCAGTAACCGGGTCTCAGAGAAG GTTGATGTGTTTTCATTTGGTATTGCAATGTGGGAGATTCTAACCGGAGAAGAGCCCTATGCCAACATGCATTGTGGTGCTATAATAG GAGGAATTGTAAATAACACATTGAGGCCTCCTATACCGGAACGCTGTGATCTAGAGTGGAAAACCCTAATGGAACAGTGTTGGTCGTTCGATCCAGCAGCCAGGCCATCATTTCCAGAAATAACAAACAGGCTGCGTGTTATGTCGATAGCTCTACAACCGAAGCGACGCAACCTTCTAACTCGATGA